Within Burkholderia diffusa, the genomic segment CTCTTCATGGTCGACCGGCTCGGTTTCACCGACAGCCATGCGAACCTGACCTGGGGCGCATTCACCGCGCTCGTCTACGCGTCGCCGTCGATCGGCGGCTGGATTGGCGACAAGGTGCTCGGCGCCCGTCGCACGATGATCATCGGCGCGGCCGTGCTGTGCGCCGGCTACCTGATGCTGGCCGTGCCGAATGACGCGCTGGCCTACATGTATGCGTCACTCGGCGTGATCGTCGTCGGCAACGGCCTGTTCAAGGCCAACGCGGCAAACCTCGTGCGCCGCATCTACGAAGGCGACGATGCGCGCATCGACAGCGCATTCACGATCTACTACATGGCGGTCAACATCGGCTCGACCGTGTCGATGCTCGCGACGCCGTGGATCAAGGATCACTGGGGCTGGCATACCGCGTTCGCGGTCTGCTGCGCCGGCATGCTGCTCGCGATCCTGAACTTCATGCTGATGCACCGCACGCTCGCGCACATCGGCTCGCAGCCCGACGACGAACCGATCCGCTGGAAGCGCCTCGGCGGCGTGGCGGCAGGCGGCGTCGCGCTCGCGCTGGCGACGCTGTACGTGCTGCAGCACAAGCAGCTCGCGGTCGCGAGCGTGTGGACGGCCGCATTCGCGATCCTCGCGATCTTCGCGTACATGATCGCGAAGTCGGAGCGCTCGGAGCGCGCGGGCCTGATCGCGGCGCTCGTGCTGATCGGCCAGGTGATCCTGTTCTTCATCTTCTACGTGCAGATGTCGACGTCGCTGACGCTGTTCGCGCTGCGCAACGTCGATCCGCGCTTCATGCTGTTCGGCACGACGCTGTTCACGTGGAGCGCCGCGCAGTTCCAGGCGCTGAACCCGATCTGGATCATGATGCTGAGCCCGGTGCTCGTGTGGATCTACAACGCGGTTTCGAAGAGCGGTCGTGACCTGCCGGTCGCGGCGAAGTATGCGCTCGGCTTCGGCGCCGTGGCTGCCGGCTACCTGGTGTTCACGATCAGCGGCCGCTACGCGGTGGACGGTCGCGTGTCGTCGTGGTTCATGGTGTGGGGCTACGGCCTCTACTCGCTCGGCGAACTGCTGGTGAGCGGTCTCGGCCTCGCGATGATCGCCCGCTA encodes:
- a CDS encoding peptide MFS transporter, which translates into the protein MMHAPVSQTRSFTTVFLIEMWERFGYYGMAALLVLFMVDRLGFTDSHANLTWGAFTALVYASPSIGGWIGDKVLGARRTMIIGAAVLCAGYLMLAVPNDALAYMYASLGVIVVGNGLFKANAANLVRRIYEGDDARIDSAFTIYYMAVNIGSTVSMLATPWIKDHWGWHTAFAVCCAGMLLAILNFMLMHRTLAHIGSQPDDEPIRWKRLGGVAAGGVALALATLYVLQHKQLAVASVWTAAFAILAIFAYMIAKSERSERAGLIAALVLIGQVILFFIFYVQMSTSLTLFALRNVDPRFMLFGTTLFTWSAAQFQALNPIWIMMLSPVLVWIYNAVSKSGRDLPVAAKYALGFGAVAAGYLVFTISGRYAVDGRVSSWFMVWGYGLYSLGELLVSGLGLAMIARYVPARMSGFMMGAYFVATGVSQYLGSVVANFAQMPSHDLPATESLPLYLSLFEKLGWLAAIGMLLALLLLPMMNRLSRQHQRCADERREEEAVQAQAMASAQ